In Pelosinus sp. UFO1, one genomic interval encodes:
- a CDS encoding response regulator transcription factor: MKILVIEDDNVLREAVVALLLEENYIVDEASTGDLGLYAAEQCIHDLLVLDIMLPEVNGLEIVSALRAKGCPVPILLLTARDSVDDRVIGLDAGADDYLVKPFAIRELLARIKALMRRKGNLVTEGDLSYGGISLNSKVRDGFAGKQPFGLGSKEYDILEFLILNKEQILTRDQIFDRIWGYDSEAAISVVDLYIHYLRKKLAPYGFDMLIQTVRGTGFILREK; this comes from the coding sequence ATGAAGATTCTTGTCATTGAAGACGACAATGTTTTAAGGGAAGCCGTTGTCGCTCTACTATTAGAAGAAAACTATATTGTTGATGAGGCATCTACGGGTGACCTTGGGTTGTACGCGGCTGAACAGTGTATACATGATCTATTAGTACTAGATATCATGTTGCCTGAAGTAAATGGGCTTGAAATAGTTAGCGCCTTAAGGGCAAAGGGCTGTCCTGTGCCAATATTGCTTCTCACGGCACGAGATAGTGTAGATGATCGTGTCATTGGCTTAGATGCAGGAGCGGATGATTATTTGGTGAAGCCTTTTGCAATAAGGGAGCTATTGGCGAGAATAAAAGCACTTATGCGGCGTAAGGGGAACCTAGTGACAGAAGGTGATTTAAGTTATGGGGGCATTTCATTAAACAGCAAAGTTCGTGATGGCTTTGCTGGAAAGCAACCTTTCGGACTAGGTAGCAAAGAATATGATATTTTGGAATTTCTCATTTTAAATAAAGAGCAAATCCTTACTAGGGACCAAATCTTTGATCGGATTTGGGGATACGATTCCGAAGCTGCTATTAGCGTTGTTGATTTATATATCCATTATTTAAGGAAAAAGCTTGCTCCCTACGGCTTCGATATGCTTATACAAACAGTGCGCGGGACTGGTTTTATACTAAGGGAGAAATAG